The following coding sequences are from one Cervus canadensis isolate Bull #8, Minnesota chromosome 4, ASM1932006v1, whole genome shotgun sequence window:
- the LYL1 gene encoding protein lyl-1 yields MCPPEAQAEVGPTMTEKAKMVCAPSLVPAPPPKPASPGPPKVEEVGHGGSSSPPRLPPGVPVISLGHTRPPGAAMAPTELSTLRPPLLQLSTLGTAPPTLALHYHPHPFLNSLYIGPAGPFSIFPSSRLKRRPSHCELELAEGHQPQKVARRVFTNSRERWRQQNVNGAFAELRKLLPTHPPDRKLSKNEVLRLAMKYIGFLVRLLRDQAAALAAGSAPPGPRKKRPAHRGLDDGGARRGPCRRAEVVARPQPAPSSGPDSSRGGAGRPIKTEQAAVSPEVR; encoded by the exons ATGTGCCCGCCCGAGGCCCAGGCGGAGGTGGGCCCCACCATGACCGAGAAGGCCAAGATGGTGTGTGCTCCCAGTCTGGTGCCTGCCCCGCCCCCAAAGCCTGCCTCGCCTGGGCCCCCAAAGGTGGAGGAGGTGGGCCACGGAGGCTCCTCCTCACCACCTAGGCTGCCCCCTGGCGTGCCAGTGATCAGCCTGGGCCACACCAGGCCCCCAGGGGCAGCCATGGCCCCCACAGAACTCAGCACCCTCCGTCCCCCACTGCTGCAACTCTCTACCCTGGGAACCGCCCCACCCACCCTGGCCCTGCATTACCACCCTCACCCATTCCTCAACAG CCTCTACATTGGGCCAGCAGGACCTTTCAGCATCTTCCCTAGCAGCCGGCTAAAGCGGAGACCAAGCCACTGTGAGCTGGAGCTGGCTGAGG GGCATCAGCCCCAGAAGGTGGCTCGGCGTGTGTTCACCAACAGTCGGGAGCGCTGGCGGCAGCAGAACGTGAATGGCGCTTTCGCTGAGCTCAGGAAGCTGCTGCCAACGCACCCGCCCGACCGGAAGCTGAGCAAGAACGAGGTGCTCCGCCTGGCCATGAAATACATTGGCTTCCTAGTGCGGCTGCTGCGCGACCAGGCGGCGGCTCTGGCCGCAGGCTCCGCCCCTCCAGGGCCCCGTAAAAAGCGGCCGGCACACCGAGGCCTGGACGACGGCGGTGCCCGTCGCGGGCCGTGTCGCAGGGCCGAAGTAGTGGCGCGCCCCCAGCCCGCGCCTTCCAGCGGCCCCGACAGCAGCCGCGGCGGGGCGGGCCGACCCATCAAGACAGAACAAGCGGCTGTGAGCCCAGAGGTGCGATGA
- the TRMT1 gene encoding tRNA (guanine(26)-N(2))-dimethyltransferase isoform X2 → MEGQSQGPPDAAAMENGTKPDGEERPPGFQETTITEGAARIVFPSANEVFYNPVQEFNRDLTCAVITEFARIQLAAKGIQIKVPGEKDVQKVIVDLSEPKEDKAELKEGANLALEDQPRTAAVGEICEEGLRVLEGLAASGLRSIRFAREVPGLRSVVANDASARAVDLMRRNVQLNEVAHLVQPSQADARMLMYQHQKASERFDVIDLDPYGSPASFLDAAVQAVSEGGMLCVTCTDMAVLAGNSGETCYSKYGAMALKSRACHEMALRTVLHSLDLRANCYQRFVVPLLSISADFYIRVFVRVFTGQAKVKASASKQAMVFQCVGCGAFHLQRLGKASAASGGRLKFSAACGPPVAPECEHCGQRHQLGGPLWAEPLHDLEFVGRVLEAVSANPGRFHTAERIQGVLSVITEELPDVPLYYTLDQLSSTIHCNTPSLLQLRSALLHAGFRVSLSHACKNAVKTDAPSSALWDIMRCWEKECPVKRERLSESSPAFRILSVEPRLQANFTIRDDANPSSRQRGLKRFQANPEANWGPRPRARPGGKAAGESVEERRRLLQNKRKEPVEDPAERAAWLKTFPCKKFKEGTCQQGDQCRYSHSAPSPKATAEAAPTDCPEAPSQNPAEPGAATGPGIE, encoded by the exons ATGGAGGGGCAGTCCCAAGGGCCGCCAGATGCAGCGGCCATGGAGAATGGCACCAAGCCGGACGGAGAAGAGCGCCCACCTGGGTTTCAGGAGACGACGATCACCGAGGGGGCCGCCAGGATCGTCTTTCCAAGCGCCAACGAAGTTTTCTACAACCCAGTGCAAGAGTTCAACCGGGACCTGAC ATGCGCTGTGATCACGGAATTTGCTCGTATTCAGCTTGCGGCCAAAGGAATCCAGA TCAAGGTGCCAGGTGAGAAGGATGTGCAAAAGGTGATCGTGGACTTGTCAGAGCCAAAGGAGGACAAGGCTGAACTGAAAGAAGGTGCAAACCTGGCCCTAGAAGACCAACCTCGAACAGCCGCCGTGGGGGAGATCTGTGAG GAAGGCCTGAGAGTGCTGGAAGGCCTAGCGGCCTCCGGCTTACGTTCCATACGCTTTGCTCGAGAGGTGCCTGGTCTCCGATCCGTGGTTGCCAATGACGCCTCTGCCCGAGCTGTGGATCTTATGCGCCGTAATGTGCAGCTCAACGAAGTGGCCCACCTAGTACAGCCCAGCCAGGCAGATGCCAG AATGCTGATGTACCAGCACCAGAAGGCGTCGGAGCGGTTTGACGTCATCGATCTCGACCCTTACGGCAGCCCCGCCTCTTTCCTGGACGCAGCCGTGCAGGCTGTGAGTGAAGGAG GGATGCTGTGCGTCACCTGCACAGACATGGCAGTCCTGGCGGGGAACAGCGGGGAGACCTGCTACAGCAAGTACGGGGCCATGGCCCTCAAGAGCCGGGCCTGCCACGAGATG gccctgagAACTGTCCTGCACAGCCTGGATCTCCGCGCCAACTGCTACCAGCGCTTTGTGGTGCCACTGCTCAGCATCAGCGCTGACTTCTACATACGGGTTTTTGTGCGTGTCTTCACCGGCCAGGCCAAGGTCAAGGCCTCAGCCAG CAAGCAGGCGATGGTGTTCCAGTGTGTGGGCTGCGGGGCCTTCCACCTGCAGCGCCTTGGCAAAGCATCGGCAGCCTCCGGTGGCCG GCTCAAGTTCTCTGCAGCCTGCGGTCCCCCGGTGGCCCCTGAGTGCGAGCACTGTGGGCAGCGACACCAG CTCGGTGGCCCCTTGTGGGCAGAGCCCCTCCACGACCTGGAATTCGTGGGCCGCGTCCTCGAGGCTGTGAGCGCCAACCCTGGCCGCTTCCACACCGCAGAGCGGATCCAAGGAGTGCTGAGTGTCATCACGGAG GAGCTCCCGGACGTGCCTCTCTACTACACGCTGGACCAGCTGAGCAGCACCATCCACTGCAACACGCCCAGCCTCCTGCAGCTGCG GTCGGCCCTTCTCCATGCTGGCTTCCGGGTCTCCCTCTCCCACGCCTGTAAGAATGCTGTGAAGACGGACGCCCCCTCCTCGGCCCTCTGGGACATCATGCGGTGCTGG GAGAAGGAGTGTCCAGTGAAACGGGAGCGCCTGTCAGAGAGCAGCCCGGCCTTCCGCATTCTCAGCGTGGAGCCCAG GCTGCAGGCCAACTTCACCATCCGGGACGATGCCAACCCCAGCTCCCGCCAGCGAGGACTCAAGCGCTTCCAGGCCAACCCTGAGGCCAACTGGGGTCCCCGGCCCCGTGCTCGGCCAGG AGGCAAGGCAGCAGGAGAATCTGTGGAAGAGAGACGTAGGCTGCTCCAAAATAAGCGAAAGGAGCCAGTGGAGGACCCAGCTGAGCGGGCTGCTTGGCTCAAGACATTTCCCTGCAAGAAGTTCAAGGAG GGCACCTGTCAACAGGGGGACCAGTGCCGCTACTCACATAGCGCCCCCTCACCCAAGGCCACTGCTGAAGCCGCCCCCACTGACTGTCCAGAGGCCCCCAGTCAGAACCCCGCTGAGCCTGGGGCTGCTACTGGTCCAGGCATAGAGTGA
- the TRMT1 gene encoding tRNA (guanine(26)-N(2))-dimethyltransferase isoform X1: protein MSRARIVLWLSPTLRPALSLCRARFMEGQSQGPPDAAAMENGTKPDGEERPPGFQETTITEGAARIVFPSANEVFYNPVQEFNRDLTCAVITEFARIQLAAKGIQIKVPGEKDVQKVIVDLSEPKEDKAELKEGANLALEDQPRTAAVGEICEEGLRVLEGLAASGLRSIRFAREVPGLRSVVANDASARAVDLMRRNVQLNEVAHLVQPSQADARMLMYQHQKASERFDVIDLDPYGSPASFLDAAVQAVSEGGMLCVTCTDMAVLAGNSGETCYSKYGAMALKSRACHEMALRTVLHSLDLRANCYQRFVVPLLSISADFYIRVFVRVFTGQAKVKASASKQAMVFQCVGCGAFHLQRLGKASAASGGRLKFSAACGPPVAPECEHCGQRHQLGGPLWAEPLHDLEFVGRVLEAVSANPGRFHTAERIQGVLSVITEELPDVPLYYTLDQLSSTIHCNTPSLLQLRSALLHAGFRVSLSHACKNAVKTDAPSSALWDIMRCWEKECPVKRERLSESSPAFRILSVEPRLQANFTIRDDANPSSRQRGLKRFQANPEANWGPRPRARPGGKAAGESVEERRRLLQNKRKEPVEDPAERAAWLKTFPCKKFKEGTCQQGDQCRYSHSAPSPKATAEAAPTDCPEAPSQNPAEPGAATGPGIE, encoded by the exons ATGTCCCGTGCGAGGATCGTTCTGTGGCTAAGCCCGACTCTCCGCCCCGCCCTCAGTCTCTGTAGAGCCCGGTTTATGGAGGGGCAGTCCCAAGGGCCGCCAGATGCAGCGGCCATGGAGAATGGCACCAAGCCGGACGGAGAAGAGCGCCCACCTGGGTTTCAGGAGACGACGATCACCGAGGGGGCCGCCAGGATCGTCTTTCCAAGCGCCAACGAAGTTTTCTACAACCCAGTGCAAGAGTTCAACCGGGACCTGAC ATGCGCTGTGATCACGGAATTTGCTCGTATTCAGCTTGCGGCCAAAGGAATCCAGA TCAAGGTGCCAGGTGAGAAGGATGTGCAAAAGGTGATCGTGGACTTGTCAGAGCCAAAGGAGGACAAGGCTGAACTGAAAGAAGGTGCAAACCTGGCCCTAGAAGACCAACCTCGAACAGCCGCCGTGGGGGAGATCTGTGAG GAAGGCCTGAGAGTGCTGGAAGGCCTAGCGGCCTCCGGCTTACGTTCCATACGCTTTGCTCGAGAGGTGCCTGGTCTCCGATCCGTGGTTGCCAATGACGCCTCTGCCCGAGCTGTGGATCTTATGCGCCGTAATGTGCAGCTCAACGAAGTGGCCCACCTAGTACAGCCCAGCCAGGCAGATGCCAG AATGCTGATGTACCAGCACCAGAAGGCGTCGGAGCGGTTTGACGTCATCGATCTCGACCCTTACGGCAGCCCCGCCTCTTTCCTGGACGCAGCCGTGCAGGCTGTGAGTGAAGGAG GGATGCTGTGCGTCACCTGCACAGACATGGCAGTCCTGGCGGGGAACAGCGGGGAGACCTGCTACAGCAAGTACGGGGCCATGGCCCTCAAGAGCCGGGCCTGCCACGAGATG gccctgagAACTGTCCTGCACAGCCTGGATCTCCGCGCCAACTGCTACCAGCGCTTTGTGGTGCCACTGCTCAGCATCAGCGCTGACTTCTACATACGGGTTTTTGTGCGTGTCTTCACCGGCCAGGCCAAGGTCAAGGCCTCAGCCAG CAAGCAGGCGATGGTGTTCCAGTGTGTGGGCTGCGGGGCCTTCCACCTGCAGCGCCTTGGCAAAGCATCGGCAGCCTCCGGTGGCCG GCTCAAGTTCTCTGCAGCCTGCGGTCCCCCGGTGGCCCCTGAGTGCGAGCACTGTGGGCAGCGACACCAG CTCGGTGGCCCCTTGTGGGCAGAGCCCCTCCACGACCTGGAATTCGTGGGCCGCGTCCTCGAGGCTGTGAGCGCCAACCCTGGCCGCTTCCACACCGCAGAGCGGATCCAAGGAGTGCTGAGTGTCATCACGGAG GAGCTCCCGGACGTGCCTCTCTACTACACGCTGGACCAGCTGAGCAGCACCATCCACTGCAACACGCCCAGCCTCCTGCAGCTGCG GTCGGCCCTTCTCCATGCTGGCTTCCGGGTCTCCCTCTCCCACGCCTGTAAGAATGCTGTGAAGACGGACGCCCCCTCCTCGGCCCTCTGGGACATCATGCGGTGCTGG GAGAAGGAGTGTCCAGTGAAACGGGAGCGCCTGTCAGAGAGCAGCCCGGCCTTCCGCATTCTCAGCGTGGAGCCCAG GCTGCAGGCCAACTTCACCATCCGGGACGATGCCAACCCCAGCTCCCGCCAGCGAGGACTCAAGCGCTTCCAGGCCAACCCTGAGGCCAACTGGGGTCCCCGGCCCCGTGCTCGGCCAGG AGGCAAGGCAGCAGGAGAATCTGTGGAAGAGAGACGTAGGCTGCTCCAAAATAAGCGAAAGGAGCCAGTGGAGGACCCAGCTGAGCGGGCTGCTTGGCTCAAGACATTTCCCTGCAAGAAGTTCAAGGAG GGCACCTGTCAACAGGGGGACCAGTGCCGCTACTCACATAGCGCCCCCTCACCCAAGGCCACTGCTGAAGCCGCCCCCACTGACTGTCCAGAGGCCCCCAGTCAGAACCCCGCTGAGCCTGGGGCTGCTACTGGTCCAGGCATAGAGTGA
- the TRMT1 gene encoding tRNA (guanine(26)-N(2))-dimethyltransferase isoform X4 produces the protein MRCDHGICSYSACGQRNPEMLMYQHQKASERFDVIDLDPYGSPASFLDAAVQAVSEGGMLCVTCTDMAVLAGNSGETCYSKYGAMALKSRACHEMALRTVLHSLDLRANCYQRFVVPLLSISADFYIRVFVRVFTGQAKVKASASKQAMVFQCVGCGAFHLQRLGKASAASGGRLKFSAACGPPVAPECEHCGQRHQLGGPLWAEPLHDLEFVGRVLEAVSANPGRFHTAERIQGVLSVITEELPDVPLYYTLDQLSSTIHCNTPSLLQLRSALLHAGFRVSLSHACKNAVKTDAPSSALWDIMRCWEKECPVKRERLSESSPAFRILSVEPRLQANFTIRDDANPSSRQRGLKRFQANPEANWGPRPRARPGGKAAGESVEERRRLLQNKRKEPVEDPAERAAWLKTFPCKKFKEGTCQQGDQCRYSHSAPSPKATAEAAPTDCPEAPSQNPAEPGAATGPGIE, from the exons ATGCGCTGTGATCACGGAATTTGCTCGTATTCAGCTTGCGGCCAAAGGAATCCAGA AATGCTGATGTACCAGCACCAGAAGGCGTCGGAGCGGTTTGACGTCATCGATCTCGACCCTTACGGCAGCCCCGCCTCTTTCCTGGACGCAGCCGTGCAGGCTGTGAGTGAAGGAG GGATGCTGTGCGTCACCTGCACAGACATGGCAGTCCTGGCGGGGAACAGCGGGGAGACCTGCTACAGCAAGTACGGGGCCATGGCCCTCAAGAGCCGGGCCTGCCACGAGATG gccctgagAACTGTCCTGCACAGCCTGGATCTCCGCGCCAACTGCTACCAGCGCTTTGTGGTGCCACTGCTCAGCATCAGCGCTGACTTCTACATACGGGTTTTTGTGCGTGTCTTCACCGGCCAGGCCAAGGTCAAGGCCTCAGCCAG CAAGCAGGCGATGGTGTTCCAGTGTGTGGGCTGCGGGGCCTTCCACCTGCAGCGCCTTGGCAAAGCATCGGCAGCCTCCGGTGGCCG GCTCAAGTTCTCTGCAGCCTGCGGTCCCCCGGTGGCCCCTGAGTGCGAGCACTGTGGGCAGCGACACCAG CTCGGTGGCCCCTTGTGGGCAGAGCCCCTCCACGACCTGGAATTCGTGGGCCGCGTCCTCGAGGCTGTGAGCGCCAACCCTGGCCGCTTCCACACCGCAGAGCGGATCCAAGGAGTGCTGAGTGTCATCACGGAG GAGCTCCCGGACGTGCCTCTCTACTACACGCTGGACCAGCTGAGCAGCACCATCCACTGCAACACGCCCAGCCTCCTGCAGCTGCG GTCGGCCCTTCTCCATGCTGGCTTCCGGGTCTCCCTCTCCCACGCCTGTAAGAATGCTGTGAAGACGGACGCCCCCTCCTCGGCCCTCTGGGACATCATGCGGTGCTGG GAGAAGGAGTGTCCAGTGAAACGGGAGCGCCTGTCAGAGAGCAGCCCGGCCTTCCGCATTCTCAGCGTGGAGCCCAG GCTGCAGGCCAACTTCACCATCCGGGACGATGCCAACCCCAGCTCCCGCCAGCGAGGACTCAAGCGCTTCCAGGCCAACCCTGAGGCCAACTGGGGTCCCCGGCCCCGTGCTCGGCCAGG AGGCAAGGCAGCAGGAGAATCTGTGGAAGAGAGACGTAGGCTGCTCCAAAATAAGCGAAAGGAGCCAGTGGAGGACCCAGCTGAGCGGGCTGCTTGGCTCAAGACATTTCCCTGCAAGAAGTTCAAGGAG GGCACCTGTCAACAGGGGGACCAGTGCCGCTACTCACATAGCGCCCCCTCACCCAAGGCCACTGCTGAAGCCGCCCCCACTGACTGTCCAGAGGCCCCCAGTCAGAACCCCGCTGAGCCTGGGGCTGCTACTGGTCCAGGCATAGAGTGA
- the TRMT1 gene encoding tRNA (guanine(26)-N(2))-dimethyltransferase isoform X3, producing the protein MSRARIVLWLSPTLRPALSLCRARFMEGQSQGPPDAAAMENGTKPDGEERPPGFQETTITEGAARIVFPSANEVFYNPVQEFNRDLTMLMYQHQKASERFDVIDLDPYGSPASFLDAAVQAVSEGGMLCVTCTDMAVLAGNSGETCYSKYGAMALKSRACHEMALRTVLHSLDLRANCYQRFVVPLLSISADFYIRVFVRVFTGQAKVKASASKQAMVFQCVGCGAFHLQRLGKASAASGGRLKFSAACGPPVAPECEHCGQRHQLGGPLWAEPLHDLEFVGRVLEAVSANPGRFHTAERIQGVLSVITEELPDVPLYYTLDQLSSTIHCNTPSLLQLRSALLHAGFRVSLSHACKNAVKTDAPSSALWDIMRCWEKECPVKRERLSESSPAFRILSVEPRLQANFTIRDDANPSSRQRGLKRFQANPEANWGPRPRARPGGKAAGESVEERRRLLQNKRKEPVEDPAERAAWLKTFPCKKFKEGTCQQGDQCRYSHSAPSPKATAEAAPTDCPEAPSQNPAEPGAATGPGIE; encoded by the exons ATGTCCCGTGCGAGGATCGTTCTGTGGCTAAGCCCGACTCTCCGCCCCGCCCTCAGTCTCTGTAGAGCCCGGTTTATGGAGGGGCAGTCCCAAGGGCCGCCAGATGCAGCGGCCATGGAGAATGGCACCAAGCCGGACGGAGAAGAGCGCCCACCTGGGTTTCAGGAGACGACGATCACCGAGGGGGCCGCCAGGATCGTCTTTCCAAGCGCCAACGAAGTTTTCTACAACCCAGTGCAAGAGTTCAACCGGGACCTGAC AATGCTGATGTACCAGCACCAGAAGGCGTCGGAGCGGTTTGACGTCATCGATCTCGACCCTTACGGCAGCCCCGCCTCTTTCCTGGACGCAGCCGTGCAGGCTGTGAGTGAAGGAG GGATGCTGTGCGTCACCTGCACAGACATGGCAGTCCTGGCGGGGAACAGCGGGGAGACCTGCTACAGCAAGTACGGGGCCATGGCCCTCAAGAGCCGGGCCTGCCACGAGATG gccctgagAACTGTCCTGCACAGCCTGGATCTCCGCGCCAACTGCTACCAGCGCTTTGTGGTGCCACTGCTCAGCATCAGCGCTGACTTCTACATACGGGTTTTTGTGCGTGTCTTCACCGGCCAGGCCAAGGTCAAGGCCTCAGCCAG CAAGCAGGCGATGGTGTTCCAGTGTGTGGGCTGCGGGGCCTTCCACCTGCAGCGCCTTGGCAAAGCATCGGCAGCCTCCGGTGGCCG GCTCAAGTTCTCTGCAGCCTGCGGTCCCCCGGTGGCCCCTGAGTGCGAGCACTGTGGGCAGCGACACCAG CTCGGTGGCCCCTTGTGGGCAGAGCCCCTCCACGACCTGGAATTCGTGGGCCGCGTCCTCGAGGCTGTGAGCGCCAACCCTGGCCGCTTCCACACCGCAGAGCGGATCCAAGGAGTGCTGAGTGTCATCACGGAG GAGCTCCCGGACGTGCCTCTCTACTACACGCTGGACCAGCTGAGCAGCACCATCCACTGCAACACGCCCAGCCTCCTGCAGCTGCG GTCGGCCCTTCTCCATGCTGGCTTCCGGGTCTCCCTCTCCCACGCCTGTAAGAATGCTGTGAAGACGGACGCCCCCTCCTCGGCCCTCTGGGACATCATGCGGTGCTGG GAGAAGGAGTGTCCAGTGAAACGGGAGCGCCTGTCAGAGAGCAGCCCGGCCTTCCGCATTCTCAGCGTGGAGCCCAG GCTGCAGGCCAACTTCACCATCCGGGACGATGCCAACCCCAGCTCCCGCCAGCGAGGACTCAAGCGCTTCCAGGCCAACCCTGAGGCCAACTGGGGTCCCCGGCCCCGTGCTCGGCCAGG AGGCAAGGCAGCAGGAGAATCTGTGGAAGAGAGACGTAGGCTGCTCCAAAATAAGCGAAAGGAGCCAGTGGAGGACCCAGCTGAGCGGGCTGCTTGGCTCAAGACATTTCCCTGCAAGAAGTTCAAGGAG GGCACCTGTCAACAGGGGGACCAGTGCCGCTACTCACATAGCGCCCCCTCACCCAAGGCCACTGCTGAAGCCGCCCCCACTGACTGTCCAGAGGCCCCCAGTCAGAACCCCGCTGAGCCTGGGGCTGCTACTGGTCCAGGCATAGAGTGA